The following is a genomic window from Acidobacteriota bacterium.
ATTCAAGCTGAGTCTGAGCCAGTTGGCTGTTTGCTGAAGGCGGGGTATTGATTGCGGTGGGTTTCACTCCCGCAGCCATGATTCCCGACAGGGCAAAAATCCCCTTTTTGAGATTGGGGACTTCGACAAACTGGTTGACCGATCCAATTTGGGATGAATTGGCATCCCGGACACCAACTCGAAGCTGATACGCACCAGGGATTTTCACCGGTAAAACGACATTCTGGACTAACCCATTTTCTTTGGCGAGTTTGAGACCGTTTTCATCCAGTTCAATGGTGATTTGGCGCAATGCCTGGTCCACGATTTTATCTTCAGCCCCAATCGTGACCGAGAGAACTTCCAGCGTGGCGTTAAATCGTTTCTTGTCAGTATGTTCGACAAACTGCAAGTCATTGGCATCAACAAACAGCATTGATCGAATGTGTGGACCGGTCTCTGGTTCGTTCCCAAACATACTGGTGAGCCGGGCATGAATATTGTTGGCGACAAATGGTGAAAGCACCGCTTCCAGCAGTGGATTGACTGCTTTGGGTTGAGACTGGGCCACCTGCTCATCAGTCACACCGAAAAAGCCGTTCCGAGAACGGACTTTCACGTCCGGTTGTTTGACCCGAACTTGAATCTTGTGAAAGGAAAGGTCAGATTTTCCATTTTGAAAGAGATCTTCGTCGGGAATAAACCCAAGCAAGTAATACCCAGCCTGATCCTTGAGAACCGTTTCGACACTTCGAGAAAAATCATTGGTGTTTTTCAGAAAGAGCCCGCCAGTTTCCTGGGCCAGAAAATTAAGTCCTTCCTGTCCGTTCCAATAATCTCCTTGACGTTGGGATAACACCTGCGCCAGTTTGCCAGGAGTGACTGAACCAGGGGAATCAGCGGCAGTAATATTGAGGGTTTGTAACCCACGGGTATCAATCGAATAAATCACCACTGACGCTCGATTGGCCAGGTCGGTCAATCGTCTGAGCAAATTGACGATTCGTCCATTGTCCCGATCACTCCCAAAAATTTGAAATCCATCTGAAAACAACATGATGGATTTTCGACCAGGAAGGTCTTCCAATCCGCGCACAATTTGCCGAATGGCGCCAAGTGTGCCAGCCGCGAAAATTTCGGTTCGGACCTGCCCGACATCAGTTTTCACCAGGGTTGGATCATTTTTACTGCTGGTGGATTGCGAACCACCGCCAACCTTATCCAGCACACTCGGCTGGTCACGGTTGATCCCGGCGGATTCGTTCAAGGCCGCAATGGCGCTTTGACCGGCCCGACCAACTGCATTCCATCTCAGGTTATCAATGGCTGCCTGCAGTTGCCGGCGATCTGAGGTAAACCGTTGTAGCGCACCAATGCCGGCGCCAGTTCTCAAAATTGCCACCAGATCGGTGGGGCGCATTTGTTCATTCACAAACTTTTTGAGGCTTTTACGAACTTGCGGAAAGCTCTCAAAGGAAAGTCCCAAATCGTCAACCACCAGGGCAATTGTCCGGCGGGTTTGATTTGCCGGGAGCGGTTGAGTGGGTATCGGGCCGGTGGGTGTTGCCGTGATTGATTCCGTGCTGGTGGTCAGTGATTCGGTTGCCACAAATTCAAAATTGGAGATGGTTTGCGGTTTTCCGTCAACCAGCAATTCAAAATCTTCGGCCTTCAGCGTCGGCACCACACGGCCTTTCTTATCGGTCACCACGGCATCTACCTGAACCAGCGTGGTCGAAATTCGAACGACATCATCGTCCTGTTTTGAATCCTTTGGTGTTTGAACTGGCTTGCCAAAAGCCGTCGTCGCGCTGATTCCAATGACTACCAGCAGAACGAGTGCAAGAAAACGTTGGGGCATAAATGACGAGACCTC
Proteins encoded in this region:
- a CDS encoding VWA domain-containing protein, whose protein sequence is MPQRFLALVLLVVIGISATTAFGKPVQTPKDSKQDDDVVRISTTLVQVDAVVTDKKGRVVPTLKAEDFELLVDGKPQTISNFEFVATESLTTSTESITATPTGPIPTQPLPANQTRRTIALVVDDLGLSFESFPQVRKSLKKFVNEQMRPTDLVAILRTGAGIGALQRFTSDRRQLQAAIDNLRWNAVGRAGQSAIAALNESAGINRDQPSVLDKVGGGSQSTSSKNDPTLVKTDVGQVRTEIFAAGTLGAIRQIVRGLEDLPGRKSIMLFSDGFQIFGSDRDNGRIVNLLRRLTDLANRASVVIYSIDTRGLQTLNITAADSPGSVTPGKLAQVLSQRQGDYWNGQEGLNFLAQETGGLFLKNTNDFSRSVETVLKDQAGYYLLGFIPDEDLFQNGKSDLSFHKIQVRVKQPDVKVRSRNGFFGVTDEQVAQSQPKAVNPLLEAVLSPFVANNIHARLTSMFGNEPETGPHIRSMLFVDANDLQFVEHTDKKRFNATLEVLSVTIGAEDKIVDQALRQITIELDENGLKLAKENGLVQNVVLPVKIPGAYQLRVGVRDANSSQIGSVNQFVEVPNLKKGIFALSGIMAAGVKPTAINTPPSANSQLAQTQLEWSAPEASPAVRRIQRGNVVQYGYDIFNPQLDSQTRQPNLEIQVTLFRDGQLVFQGQPRAIAFPPQTDWKQIRTGGQLQLGTQMDPGLYVLQLTVTDKVRTKEGKSVSQWIDFEVLE